In Candidatus Omnitrophota bacterium, a genomic segment contains:
- a CDS encoding glycine zipper domain-containing protein, with protein sequence MKKITVVFLSAAMVFSIIGCQNSPNRAGEGAVIGGLVGAGAGMIIGNQGRDRGKGRGEGALIGGALGALGGALVGSQIQKQPAQQQSVQSQQQAQAALNPNQMSLQQIVDLTQQDIHEDVIIDRIRLSNSKFSLTPEDVTYLQQNKVNEKVIKVMQGL encoded by the coding sequence ATGAAAAAGATCACAGTTGTTTTTTTATCGGCGGCAATGGTTTTTTCCATTATCGGGTGTCAGAATTCGCCTAACCGGGCAGGCGAAGGCGCGGTTATCGGGGGCTTGGTCGGCGCCGGCGCCGGGATGATCATTGGGAACCAGGGCCGAGACAGGGGCAAAGGCCGGGGCGAAGGCGCGTTGATCGGAGGAGCGCTGGGGGCTTTAGGCGGGGCATTGGTGGGCAGCCAGATACAAAAGCAGCCGGCCCAGCAGCAGTCCGTTCAATCCCAGCAGCAGGCCCAGGCAGCGTTAAATCCCAACCAGATGAGCTTGCAGCAGATCGTGGACCTGACTCAACAGGATATTCATGAGGATGTGATTATTGATCGCATCAGGCTGAGCAATTCCAAATTCAGCCTTACCCCGGAAGATGTTACTTATCTCCAGCAAAACAAGGTAAACGAGAAAGTAATTAAGGTTATGCAGGGGTTATAA
- a CDS encoding class II SORL domain-containing protein, whose protein sequence is MAELKDLFQNADWKKEKHVPVIEAATEAKKGEAVQVKLSVGKEIPHPNTTEHHIRWIEAYFLADGEKFPVQIARFEACSHGESAQGPNASTVYSRPEFAFSFLSDKPGTILVSSYCNIHGLWQNSQRLEVK, encoded by the coding sequence ATGGCTGAATTAAAGGATTTATTCCAGAACGCGGATTGGAAGAAAGAAAAGCACGTCCCGGTCATTGAGGCTGCGACAGAAGCTAAAAAAGGCGAAGCAGTGCAGGTAAAACTCAGCGTAGGCAAAGAGATCCCGCATCCTAACACCACAGAGCATCATATCCGCTGGATCGAGGCGTATTTTCTCGCGGACGGGGAAAAGTTCCCGGTCCAGATAGCCAGGTTCGAGGCCTGCAGCCATGGTGAATCCGCCCAGGGGCCGAATGCCTCCACTGTTTATTCCCGGCCGGAATTCGCCTTTAGTTTTTTAAGCGATAAACCGGGAACGATCCTGGTTTCTTCGTATTGCAACATCCACGGCCTTTGGCAGAATTCGCAACGGCTGGAAGTGAAATAA
- the lgt gene encoding prolipoprotein diacylglyceryl transferase: MFRVLFKLGGFNIYSYGALLALAFVCGTLLAAVRGHKQGIDKNKIMDLSLYIAISSILGARIMFVVMNWNYYMANPLEMVKLWEGGLVFYGGLICAFIVAVFFLIKNKLSIMKVLDIFAAPLALGIAIGRIGCFLNGCCYGKISPRFGVSYPALGDPPAFSQQVADGLISGNARCSLPVLPTQLYLSAACLVIFFFLWRLEQRRNFPGFLFWVFILFYSFTRFIIESLRYYDANFILSGISVSQWISLLLMAISAAAIIVGYRRRV, encoded by the coding sequence ATGTTCAGGGTATTGTTCAAATTAGGCGGGTTCAATATTTATTCTTACGGGGCTCTGCTGGCTTTGGCCTTTGTCTGCGGGACGCTTCTGGCTGCTGTGCGCGGCCATAAGCAGGGCATAGACAAGAATAAGATAATGGACTTAAGCCTGTATATCGCCATCTCGTCTATATTGGGGGCGAGAATAATGTTCGTGGTAATGAACTGGAATTATTATATGGCCAATCCGCTGGAGATGGTCAAGCTCTGGGAAGGCGGCCTGGTGTTTTACGGCGGGTTGATCTGCGCTTTTATTGTTGCGGTATTTTTTCTCATTAAGAACAAGCTATCGATTATGAAGGTCCTGGATATTTTCGCCGCACCGCTGGCATTGGGTATTGCTATCGGCAGGATCGGCTGTTTTCTGAACGGGTGCTGCTACGGCAAGATATCCCCGCGTTTCGGCGTGAGTTACCCGGCTTTGGGCGACCCTCCTGCTTTCTCTCAACAGGTGGCAGACGGATTAATATCCGGGAATGCCCGGTGTTCTTTGCCTGTCCTGCCCACGCAGCTTTATTTATCCGCAGCCTGTTTGGTTATCTTCTTTTTTTTATGGCGGCTTGAACAACGCAGGAATTTCCCCGGTTTCTTATTCTGGGTTTTTATACTGTTTTATTCTTTTACCAGGTTTATAATCGAGAGCCTGCGTTATTACGACGCTAATTTTATTTTATCCGGGATCAGTGTGTCTCAATGGATCAGCCTGCTGTTGATGGCGATCTCCGCGGCAGCCATTATTGTCGGATACCGCCGCAGGGTGTAA
- a CDS encoding SufD family Fe-S cluster assembly protein: MSREELAKHIEPGENEALASSGLDASEDTRSASFLQKDGRVMFSRSLTKDVDILDIREALEKEPQAREYLGQAFDRLGREYPKDTEGGYFIRIKKGAVVQMPIQACLFLKSQGFKQKVHNVVVVEEGAKVYLITGCSAADSAKEGFHLGLSEFFLKKGAYLNFTMIHSWREDVSVKPVGIALLEEDSVYVSNYICLKPVKEIVMYPTAVLSGDNSRASFNSLILSHPGCLHDIGSRAIMRGKNTQSEMIVRAVSLGGNVISRGHVKAETPNVKGHLECRGLILSEKGHIHAIPEMETDYRDVELSHEAAIGKISKDEIEYLCSRGFSAVEAQSIIVRGFMDVNILGLPAALQQEIAGLEEKTLTASF, encoded by the coding sequence ATGTCCAGGGAAGAGTTAGCTAAACATATTGAACCGGGGGAGAATGAGGCGCTTGCCTCATCCGGATTGGATGCCTCGGAAGATACCCGTTCCGCCAGTTTTCTTCAGAAAGACGGCAGGGTGATGTTCTCCCGTAGCCTTACCAAGGACGTGGATATATTGGATATTAGAGAGGCCCTGGAAAAGGAGCCTCAGGCCCGGGAGTATTTAGGCCAGGCATTCGACCGGCTGGGGCGCGAGTATCCTAAAGACACAGAAGGCGGGTATTTTATCCGGATCAAAAAAGGCGCAGTTGTGCAGATGCCCATTCAGGCCTGTCTTTTTTTGAAATCTCAGGGGTTTAAGCAAAAGGTGCATAATGTAGTGGTAGTGGAAGAGGGCGCAAAGGTATATTTGATCACCGGCTGTTCCGCGGCTGATTCCGCTAAAGAGGGGTTCCACCTGGGATTATCCGAGTTCTTTCTTAAAAAAGGCGCTTATCTTAATTTCACTATGATCCATTCCTGGCGGGAGGATGTTTCCGTAAAGCCCGTGGGGATCGCTTTGCTTGAAGAGGATTCTGTTTACGTATCCAATTATATCTGCCTTAAGCCGGTCAAGGAAATCGTTATGTATCCGACTGCCGTGCTTTCCGGGGATAATTCACGGGCAAGTTTCAATTCGTTGATACTTTCTCATCCCGGATGCCTGCATGATATAGGGTCCAGGGCTATAATGCGCGGGAAAAATACGCAAAGCGAGATGATCGTCAGGGCGGTAAGCCTGGGAGGGAATGTCATATCCCGCGGCCACGTGAAAGCCGAGACTCCTAATGTCAAAGGCCACCTGGAATGCCGCGGCCTGATCCTTTCGGAGAAAGGCCATATCCACGCGATACCGGAGATGGAAACCGATTATCGGGACGTGGAGCTTTCGCATGAAGCGGCTATCGGCAAGATCAGTAAAGATGAAATAGAATACCTGTGTTCCCGGGGTTTCAGCGCTGTGGAGGCGCAGTCGATAATCGTGCGTGGGTTTATGGATGTGAATATACTTGGCCTTCCCGCGGCGCTTCAGCAAGAAATAGCCGGGCTTGAGGAAAAGACTTTAACGGCCAGTTTTTGA
- a CDS encoding sodium-translocating pyrophosphatase yields the protein MHFDLLLLAPVGSILALGFAFYLAVSLLRMDEGTDKMKEIALAVRIGAQAYLKRQYIGVAVFFFVVFFILLALAYMKYLVMFVPFAFLTGGFFSGLSGFIGMTIATKASNRTAAAATKSLNAGLRCAFSSGAVMGMTVVGLGLLDLSIWYYFLDWYYTAHPVVIGMDKIAAITSTMLCFGMGASSQALFARVGGGIFTKAADVGADLVGKVEAGIPEDDPRNPAVIADNVGDNVGDVAGMGADLYESYVGSIVATSALGVAAGLGLAGVTVPLVMAAVGVIASIIGTFFVQSKENASQSVLLAALRKGVFTSSLIVAIISYFLIRHILGAEHIGVYWSVLSGLIAGVIIGLVTEYYTSSGFKPTQTIADSALTGPATVIISGLAVGMMSTAIPVLVVCIAIMASFFLSGGAQDFNIGLYGIAISAVGMLSTLGITLATDAYGPVADNAGGNAEMSHLPPEVRKRTDALDSLGNTTAATGKGFAIGSAALTALALIAAYRDQVIMTVQQRGIDFNLDLSLMNPNVLIGLFVGAMMPFLFCSMTMRAVGRAAGKIVVEVRRQFKEIVGLMEGKAKPDYARCVDIATAAAQQEMILPSLLAITAPIIVGLLAGVNAVAGLLCGATVTGFVLAIMMANSGGAWDNAKKYIEEGHHGGKGSQAHKAGVVGDTVGDPFKDTSGPSLNILIKLMSMVSIVFSAFIISNSLFK from the coding sequence ATGCATTTTGATCTGTTGTTGCTTGCCCCTGTGGGTTCGATTCTAGCTCTGGGATTTGCTTTCTATTTGGCGGTATCTTTATTGAGGATGGATGAAGGCACGGATAAAATGAAAGAGATCGCCTTGGCGGTCCGGATAGGCGCGCAGGCCTATCTGAAGAGGCAATACATAGGCGTAGCCGTGTTCTTTTTTGTAGTTTTTTTCATACTGCTTGCCTTGGCGTATATGAAGTACCTGGTTATGTTCGTCCCGTTCGCTTTTTTGACCGGCGGGTTCTTTTCCGGGCTTTCCGGTTTTATCGGCATGACCATAGCCACTAAGGCTTCAAACCGCACAGCTGCCGCTGCAACAAAGAGCCTGAACGCCGGCCTGCGTTGCGCGTTTTCCAGCGGCGCGGTAATGGGAATGACCGTGGTAGGTTTGGGGCTGTTGGATTTGAGTATCTGGTATTATTTTCTTGATTGGTATTATACGGCCCACCCGGTTGTTATTGGAATGGATAAGATCGCCGCGATCACCTCTACAATGCTTTGTTTCGGCATGGGCGCAAGCTCTCAGGCGCTTTTTGCCCGCGTTGGCGGCGGTATCTTCACCAAGGCGGCTGACGTCGGAGCCGATCTGGTAGGCAAGGTGGAAGCAGGCATACCGGAAGATGACCCGAGAAATCCCGCGGTTATAGCGGATAATGTCGGCGATAATGTCGGCGACGTTGCCGGTATGGGCGCCGATCTTTACGAATCTTATGTCGGTTCCATAGTCGCCACTTCAGCTTTAGGCGTTGCCGCGGGATTGGGCCTTGCCGGGGTCACCGTGCCCCTGGTTATGGCGGCAGTAGGGGTTATCGCTTCGATAATCGGGACTTTCTTCGTCCAGAGCAAGGAAAACGCCAGTCAGTCAGTGTTGTTGGCCGCTTTGAGGAAAGGCGTGTTCACCAGCTCTTTGATCGTGGCAATAATCTCTTATTTCCTGATCAGGCATATTTTGGGGGCGGAGCATATAGGGGTTTACTGGTCGGTTCTTTCCGGCTTGATCGCCGGGGTGATCATCGGCTTGGTCACTGAATACTATACATCCAGCGGTTTTAAACCGACCCAAACTATCGCCGATTCAGCGCTAACCGGGCCGGCTACTGTAATAATCAGCGGTTTGGCGGTGGGTATGATGTCTACAGCTATACCGGTATTAGTGGTTTGTATTGCTATAATGGCTAGTTTCTTTTTATCAGGCGGCGCGCAGGATTTCAACATCGGCCTTTACGGCATAGCGATCTCGGCTGTAGGCATGCTGTCCACGCTGGGGATCACCTTAGCCACTGACGCCTATGGCCCGGTCGCGGATAATGCCGGCGGTAACGCCGAGATGTCGCATCTTCCTCCTGAAGTAAGGAAAAGGACCGATGCCCTGGATTCATTAGGAAATACCACAGCCGCCACAGGCAAAGGGTTTGCCATCGGCTCAGCTGCTTTGACCGCTTTGGCTTTGATCGCCGCATATCGGGACCAGGTTATTATGACCGTGCAGCAAAGAGGCATCGACTTCAACCTGGATCTTAGCCTGATGAACCCCAATGTGTTGATTGGGTTGTTCGTCGGCGCAATGATGCCGTTCCTTTTTTGTTCGATGACAATGCGCGCGGTAGGCAGGGCAGCCGGGAAAATAGTCGTAGAGGTCCGCCGGCAGTTCAAGGAGATAGTCGGTTTGATGGAAGGCAAAGCCAAGCCGGATTATGCCCGGTGTGTGGATATCGCCACCGCTGCCGCGCAGCAGGAAATGATCCTGCCGTCTTTATTGGCTATCACTGCCCCGATCATCGTGGGGTTATTGGCAGGGGTTAACGCGGTTGCCGGGCTTTTGTGCGGAGCCACGGTCACCGGTTTCGTGTTGGCGATAATGATGGCTAATTCCGGCGGCGCCTGGGACAATGCCAAGAAATATATAGAGGAAGGCCACCACGGCGGAAAAGGCTCTCAGGCCCATAAAGCCGGCGTAGTAGGGGATACCGTGGGCGACCCGTTCAAAGATACCTCCGGGCCGTCTTTGAACATCCTGATCAAGCTGATGTCTATGGTGTCGATCGTTTTCTCGGCGTTCATCATCTCTAACTCGTTGTTTAAATAG
- a CDS encoding pyridoxamine 5'-phosphate oxidase family protein, giving the protein MAEFATAGSEIKDMRALSEEVVDFFKKQSFVIVSTIDHNGGVNSSCKSIVKLDKSGRVYLLDLYLKHTFVNLKKNPRMNITAADEHSFQGYCLKGKARVVKINQLPENITRLWEEKVAVKISQRIIRDLREEKSAGRHPEAAFPKPQYMIVMEVEEAVDLTPRHLK; this is encoded by the coding sequence TTGGCAGAATTCGCAACGGCTGGAAGTGAAATAAAAGATATGCGCGCCCTTTCCGAGGAAGTAGTCGATTTCTTTAAGAAACAGAGTTTTGTGATCGTTTCGACCATTGATCACAATGGCGGGGTCAATAGCTCCTGCAAGAGCATAGTCAAGCTGGATAAATCCGGCAGGGTATATCTTTTGGATCTTTACTTAAAGCATACTTTCGTCAACCTGAAGAAGAATCCCCGGATGAACATCACTGCCGCTGATGAGCATTCCTTCCAGGGATATTGCCTTAAAGGAAAAGCCAGGGTGGTCAAAATAAACCAGCTCCCGGAGAATATTACCAGGCTTTGGGAGGAAAAGGTGGCGGTAAAGATAAGCCAGCGGATAATCCGGGATCTCCGGGAAGAAAAAAGCGCCGGCCGGCATCCGGAGGCGGCGTTCCCCAAGCCGCAGTATATGATAGTAATGGAGGTCGAAGAGGCGGTCGACCTTACCCCGCGTCATTTGAAATGA
- a CDS encoding flavodoxin domain-containing protein codes for MKPQEIKKGIYWVGVVDWNVRNFHGHTYTTKRGTTYNSYLIVDDKIALIDTVLPAFAPEFIARIKEVIDPAKIDYVIANHVETDHSGAMPELMKLCPGAKVLGTQKCKEGLYKHYYADWDFQAVKSGDGIKLGSRRLVFLEAPMLHWPDSMFTYIPEDEMLMPNDAFGQHYATSARFNDQVDQSVLMEEARKYYANILWPLSGLVLRKIEEVQKMNIPIKMIAPSHGLIWRSDPAQIIKAYLGWAGQKPSAKTVIVYETMWGSTGKMAKAISRGLIDSGMEVQLFDINQADRTEVITEMLDARGFLFGSSTHDNDMLPQISGFLELVKGFKAKNRIAGVFGSFGWAGGAVKEIEDVVKLSGIELAVPSISAKFVPDTDELNACYEFGRSFAGKI; via the coding sequence ATGAAACCGCAGGAGATAAAGAAAGGGATCTATTGGGTCGGCGTGGTGGATTGGAACGTGCGCAATTTCCACGGCCATACCTACACCACTAAAAGAGGGACAACCTATAATTCTTATCTTATTGTTGATGACAAAATCGCGCTGATCGACACTGTCCTGCCCGCTTTCGCTCCGGAATTCATCGCCAGGATCAAAGAAGTGATCGATCCGGCAAAGATAGATTATGTTATAGCCAATCATGTGGAAACCGATCATTCCGGGGCAATGCCGGAGTTGATGAAATTATGCCCCGGGGCCAAAGTGCTGGGAACGCAGAAATGCAAAGAAGGCCTGTATAAGCATTATTACGCTGACTGGGATTTTCAGGCGGTTAAAAGCGGCGACGGGATAAAATTAGGCAGCCGCAGGCTTGTTTTCCTGGAAGCTCCAATGCTGCATTGGCCGGACAGCATGTTCACTTATATCCCGGAAGACGAGATGCTTATGCCCAACGACGCCTTTGGCCAGCATTACGCCACTTCCGCCAGGTTTAACGACCAGGTGGATCAATCTGTTTTAATGGAGGAAGCCAGGAAATATTACGCCAATATCCTCTGGCCTTTAAGCGGATTGGTTTTGCGCAAGATCGAAGAAGTGCAGAAGATGAACATTCCGATAAAAATGATCGCCCCCAGCCATGGGCTTATCTGGCGCAGCGATCCCGCTCAGATAATCAAAGCTTACCTTGGTTGGGCCGGCCAGAAGCCATCGGCCAAAACAGTGATAGTCTATGAAACCATGTGGGGATCGACCGGGAAAATGGCCAAAGCCATATCCAGGGGGTTGATCGATTCCGGGATGGAAGTGCAGCTTTTTGATATAAACCAGGCTGACCGGACCGAGGTGATCACTGAAATGCTCGATGCCCGGGGTTTTCTTTTCGGCTCATCCACGCACGACAATGATATGCTCCCGCAGATCTCCGGTTTTCTGGAACTGGTCAAAGGTTTTAAAGCCAAGAACAGGATCGCCGGCGTATTCGGGTCTTTCGGCTGGGCAGGCGGCGCGGTTAAAGAGATAGAAGACGTGGTGAAGCTTTCAGGGATAGAGCTGGCAGTGCCTTCTATTTCGGCTAAATTCGTCCCGGACACTGATGAATTGAACGCGTGCTATGAATTCGGCAGATCATTCGCCGGGAAAATCTAA
- a CDS encoding ATP-binding cassette domain-containing protein gives MLEVIDLSVEVAGKPILEGINFSIKKDRPAVLFGPNGSGKSTLLKTVMGFSGYAVKKGDIVFKGKKINGLSIEERVKLGLGIMYQHPPSITGVKLSQIAGFLSKDEKAVNELAERLSLSDHLPRDINMGFSGGEMKRSELFQIVLQDPDLLLLDEPESGVDLENISIMGNALNEYLSRPGKSALMITHTGYILDYVKAQNGCVMIDGRLWCVGNPKEMFVSIRKFGYEKCKECLHVQGRVS, from the coding sequence ATGTTGGAAGTGATAGATCTTTCAGTCGAGGTGGCGGGCAAGCCGATACTTGAGGGTATTAATTTTTCCATCAAGAAAGACCGGCCGGCTGTGCTTTTTGGGCCCAATGGCAGCGGTAAAAGCACGCTTTTAAAGACGGTTATGGGTTTTTCCGGGTACGCTGTCAAAAAAGGCGATATAGTCTTTAAGGGCAAGAAAATAAACGGCCTTTCCATAGAAGAGCGGGTCAAGCTCGGCTTGGGGATAATGTACCAGCATCCGCCGAGCATCACCGGGGTTAAGCTTTCTCAGATAGCCGGGTTCTTATCGAAAGACGAAAAGGCGGTCAATGAATTAGCCGAAAGGCTTTCTTTGTCCGATCATCTGCCCCGGGATATAAATATGGGTTTTTCCGGAGGAGAGATGAAACGTTCGGAACTTTTTCAGATAGTATTGCAGGATCCCGACCTTTTGCTTTTGGATGAGCCGGAGTCAGGGGTGGATCTGGAAAACATATCTATTATGGGGAATGCCTTGAACGAGTATCTTTCCCGCCCGGGCAAATCGGCTTTGATGATCACCCATACCGGTTATATCCTGGATTATGTCAAGGCCCAGAACGGCTGCGTAATGATCGACGGCAGGCTATGGTGCGTTGGCAATCCCAAGGAGATGTTCGTGAGCATAAGGAAATTCGGATACGAAAAATGCAAGGAGTGTTTGCATGTCCAGGGAAGAGTTAGCTAA
- a CDS encoding rubredoxin codes for MAKYRCTVCGYIYDPAVGDPAAGIKPGTAFENIPDTWVCPECGVGKDMFEKV; via the coding sequence ATGGCAAAATATCGCTGCACTGTCTGCGGTTATATTTATGATCCGGCGGTTGGCGATCCCGCGGCGGGGATCAAGCCTGGTACCGCTTTTGAGAATATTCCGGATACCTGGGTATGTCCGGAATGTGGAGTGGGCAAGGATATGTTCGAGAAGGTGTAA
- the fusA gene encoding elongation factor G: protein MAPEIELQKVRNIGIMAHIDAGKTTTTERILYYTGKSYKIGEVHDGKAQMDWMKQEQERGITITSAATTCFWKDCRINIIDTPGHVDFTVEVERSLRVLDGAVALFCAVGGVEPQSETVWRQSNKYNVAKIAFVNKMDRTGADFFAVLTGIEKILGANAAALEIPLGAEDKFRGVIDLIEMKSYIYDDETMGKEYKIEDIPEGYKESAAKYRHILLERAVAFDDELMKKYLESPDSVTTEELVRVIRKGTVANKLVPVLCGASFKNKGVQKLLDAVNMFLPSPLDVPAVKATSPDNTENSIERKPDSNEPFCGLAFKVQTDPHMGKLVYVRVYSGRLDNSTYVLNVTKNKRERIGRILQMHANQREPKEHAFAGDIVAVIGLGNTVTGDTLSDMDSPVLLETIQFPVPVVSLSIVPKSRADQDKLGKGLAKLTEEDPTFIVQSDQETQETVLTGMGELHLEIIVDRLKNEFGVDAVVGKPKVAYRETIQAIAKDEYKHIKQSGGRGQYGHVVFEISPNEPGKGFEFINSIKGGAIPRSFFPAIEKGVVEAMKNGVYAGYPVVDIKINLLDGSFHDVDSSELAFKLAAIACFKKVFMKASPVLLEPSMSLEVTTPEEYVNGVISYICSRRGKVLGMEMKGNQKVVDAEAPLSEMFGYATGFRSLSSGRANASMEFDKYAQVPAEVAAKILEEKQKQKEAQA, encoded by the coding sequence ATTGCCCCGGAAATAGAACTGCAGAAAGTAAGGAATATCGGGATTATGGCGCATATCGACGCCGGGAAAACCACCACCACAGAGCGTATACTGTATTACACCGGGAAATCATATAAGATCGGCGAGGTTCATGACGGCAAGGCCCAGATGGACTGGATGAAGCAGGAGCAGGAAAGAGGGATCACCATTACTTCGGCAGCCACTACCTGTTTCTGGAAAGACTGTCGGATCAATATCATTGATACACCGGGCCATGTGGATTTTACTGTTGAGGTGGAGCGCAGTTTGCGCGTGCTTGACGGCGCGGTTGCGCTTTTTTGCGCTGTAGGCGGGGTTGAGCCGCAGTCGGAAACAGTCTGGAGACAGTCGAATAAATACAATGTAGCCAAGATCGCCTTTGTGAATAAGATGGACCGCACCGGAGCGGATTTTTTCGCTGTATTGACCGGGATCGAAAAAATATTGGGAGCTAACGCGGCAGCCTTGGAGATACCTTTGGGCGCCGAGGATAAATTCCGCGGGGTGATCGACTTGATCGAAATGAAGTCCTATATTTACGACGATGAAACAATGGGCAAGGAATATAAGATCGAAGATATCCCCGAGGGATATAAGGAAAGCGCCGCTAAATACCGGCATATCCTGCTGGAGAGGGCAGTGGCTTTCGACGATGAGTTGATGAAAAAGTACCTGGAATCGCCGGATTCCGTGACTACAGAAGAACTGGTAAGAGTTATCCGTAAGGGGACTGTGGCGAATAAACTTGTTCCGGTGCTTTGCGGGGCGTCTTTTAAGAATAAGGGAGTGCAAAAGCTTCTGGATGCGGTAAATATGTTCCTGCCGTCTCCGCTGGATGTCCCTGCGGTCAAGGCGACCAGCCCTGATAATACGGAAAACTCGATAGAGCGTAAACCTGACAGCAATGAGCCTTTTTGCGGTCTGGCTTTCAAGGTCCAGACCGACCCGCATATGGGTAAACTGGTTTATGTGCGGGTTTATTCGGGAAGGTTGGACAACAGCACTTATGTCTTGAATGTGACCAAGAACAAAAGAGAAAGGATCGGCCGCATCCTGCAGATGCACGCGAATCAGCGCGAACCAAAAGAGCATGCCTTTGCCGGAGATATCGTGGCGGTGATCGGCCTGGGAAATACCGTGACCGGGGATACGCTCAGCGATATGGACAGCCCGGTTTTGTTAGAGACGATCCAGTTCCCGGTGCCTGTGGTTTCTTTAAGTATCGTGCCGAAAAGCAGGGCTGACCAGGATAAGCTTGGTAAAGGTCTGGCCAAGCTTACTGAAGAAGACCCGACATTTATCGTGCAATCCGATCAGGAGACCCAAGAGACAGTGCTTACCGGTATGGGCGAATTGCACCTGGAGATCATCGTTGACCGGCTGAAGAACGAGTTTGGAGTGGACGCGGTAGTAGGAAAACCCAAGGTGGCTTACCGCGAAACTATCCAGGCCATCGCTAAGGATGAGTATAAGCATATAAAGCAATCCGGCGGGCGCGGCCAATACGGCCATGTGGTTTTTGAGATATCCCCCAATGAGCCGGGCAAAGGGTTTGAATTCATCAACAGCATAAAAGGCGGGGCTATTCCCCGCTCGTTCTTCCCTGCAATAGAAAAGGGCGTTGTTGAGGCGATGAAAAACGGTGTTTACGCGGGGTATCCTGTTGTGGATATAAAGATCAACCTCCTGGATGGTTCGTTCCACGACGTGGATTCCTCGGAACTGGCTTTTAAACTGGCGGCAATAGCTTGTTTTAAGAAGGTGTTCATGAAAGCCAGCCCTGTGCTGCTTGAACCGTCAATGTCTTTGGAGGTCACTACCCCTGAGGAATACGTCAACGGCGTGATCAGCTATATCTGTTCCCGCAGAGGAAAGGTGCTGGGGATGGAGATGAAAGGCAATCAGAAGGTCGTTGACGCGGAAGCCCCGCTTTCCGAGATGTTCGGTTATGCCACCGGGTTCCGTTCGCTTTCCAGCGGCAGGGCCAATGCCTCCATGGAATTCGATAAATACGCGCAAGTCCCTGCTGAGGTAGCCGCGAAGATACTCGAAGAGAAGCAGAAGCAAAAAGAAGCCCAAGCGTAG
- a CDS encoding glutathione S-transferase N-terminal domain-containing protein — MAKKVLVYSTATCPYCVRAKQFLNENKIPYESYDVGADEQKADEMVSKSGQMGVPVIDIDGKIIIGFDKETIKKTLGL, encoded by the coding sequence ATGGCCAAGAAAGTCCTGGTTTACAGCACAGCTACCTGCCCTTACTGCGTGCGCGCGAAACAATTCCTGAACGAGAATAAAATACCTTATGAAAGTTATGACGTCGGAGCTGATGAACAAAAGGCCGATGAGATGGTCTCCAAGTCCGGGCAAATGGGCGTGCCGGTAATTGATATTGACGGAAAGATCATTATCGGATTTGACAAAGAAACGATAAAAAAGACACTGGGGTTATAG
- a CDS encoding rubredoxin: MDLSVLHNISYGMYIVCSYKNGRTNGQVANTVFQITSEPATIAVSINKNNLTHEFIRESRRFTVSVLTQNCPLDLIGKFGFKSGREINKFENVQFSALDSGCPVVLEHTLAYLEAKVVKELDCGTHTLFLGEITASKLLKEAVPMTYDYYHKVKRGTTPQSAPTFIKGEDKQEIPGAGQKYRCEVCNYIYDPALGDPDSGIVPGTLFEDIPDSWRCPVCGADKSQFVKEP, translated from the coding sequence ATGGATCTTAGCGTCCTGCATAATATTAGTTACGGGATGTATATAGTCTGTTCTTATAAAAATGGCCGGACTAATGGCCAGGTCGCCAATACCGTATTTCAGATCACCAGCGAGCCCGCGACTATAGCGGTAAGCATCAATAAGAATAATCTTACCCACGAGTTCATCCGGGAAAGCCGCAGGTTCACGGTATCAGTGCTTACCCAAAACTGCCCTTTGGACCTTATCGGCAAGTTCGGCTTTAAGAGCGGGCGCGAAATAAATAAATTTGAGAATGTGCAGTTCTCCGCGCTGGATTCCGGATGCCCGGTTGTTTTAGAGCATACCCTGGCATATCTTGAAGCAAAGGTGGTCAAGGAATTGGATTGCGGCACGCATACCCTTTTTCTGGGGGAGATAACCGCATCGAAATTGTTGAAGGAAGCCGTGCCCATGACCTATGATTATTACCATAAGGTCAAGCGCGGGACAACCCCGCAGTCAGCCCCGACTTTTATTAAGGGCGAGGATAAGCAGGAGATCCCCGGGGCCGGGCAGAAATACCGCTGCGAAGTATGTAATTATATATATGATCCCGCGCTGGGTGACCCGGATTCCGGGATAGTTCCAGGCACGCTGTTTGAGGATATTCCTGATAGCTGGCGTTGTCCGGTGTGCGGGGCGGATAAGAGCCAATTTGTAAAGGAGCCCTGA